In Bactrocera neohumeralis isolate Rockhampton chromosome 5, APGP_CSIRO_Bneo_wtdbg2-racon-allhic-juicebox.fasta_v2, whole genome shotgun sequence, the genomic window ataatttaacaattaaatatattttttcatttgaggctccttttcttttgataaatttttatcacGTCTATCAAATTCTAACATATGAGGTTAATAAAGGCtcttacttaaatatgtgaattctAATATATATATGCTGATATTACAATTTGCTGCCTATTTTAGTGACTTTGATACTACTTTTTGCTTTCTCaagtatttaaaatgttttttatgcgTTTAGGTCTCTGCCTTGCCGTAGGAACCAGCTGGTGGTCGATACATTGCTGGTAATGAAAAAACCTGTGGCAGATTGAACGCATATTTGCgcttatcaatatttttaaagacattATCCATACGTGTTCCATCGctacgtaaaataaaaaacattgaaatatgcctatttattcaataaaacgaaattagaaaaatagtttatatttacCTGCGCATAGTGCTTAGAACATAGGGAACACTTTTGGCTGGCAAATTAAACTCTTGCACGAGCACTCGACACTGTTCCAGTGTCACCGACATGCCAGTACGGTCTTTGGCACTTTTACATGAGGTAAAACGCAAGCCAGACATTAGACGACACGCATCTTCggctaaatgcaaaattttcacATTCTTTGATACATTTGAACGCAACTGATCCTCCATAAAATTGAGTATGTTAGTGAGTGCTTGCGTTGCCGGGGGATGGGGTTCATGCTTGCTTGGCGTATCTGGCGTAACGAGTTGCAACTTCCGGTAACGACTATAATACTGTTTTAGACGCACAAAATTGTCCCAATTCGAACGATGTTGTTCACGTGTTTGTCCCAATGTTTCGGCTAATGTTGCTTTTTCATTTATGCCGATATTGAAGAACACCGGTGTTAATTTGAAGGTGATCGTCTCTTGCGTTGGCATCACAGCATACACATGCTCTGGCACGGGTAGCAAAACATTCAATGATTGCCTCGAACCGGTGACTCGTGGCATCGGCATCGGCGAGTGCACATCGCTAccgaaaataagtaaataaaagttaGTGATGAATTATCGCGTATATGAAAATCACATACCATTGTGTATTACTGCGCATTAGCGTAAAATTCACTGCAGAAAGATCCTCAATAGCGATGCACATATCGCCCCACATATCCGTTTCGTTGCCATACAACGAAAGCAAACCTTCGAAGTATGCAAGTGGTCCTAAATCCCTGAGTATCTTGATAAAGTTTTCGGTTATCTCAGTGCCCCATAGTTTGGCCATTAGTGCAGCGATGAGAGCTGTCAACTGCAATGTAAATAACAACTAAATTAACTTAACACTTTTTATTCGAAGGCAAAGAGTTTACCGCTTGTGAAAAACACACATCACGCCGATacataatttctaaatttatactGTTGCGTTTCATATCCTGCTGTAGACGTTGCACGGAATGCATTAGACGAGCTGTTTTCAGCAAACCATCCATGGCATGTCGTAATTTTCGCATCGAGGGGCGCAACTCGGAAGCCCAATCTGTGGTAAGCGATAAGTCGAGGCctgaataataattaaaaagtaaattgtcaaactaatttttttttgttttggattgATAAGACAATGTCTTATACTTTCAAGTATTGAATATGATCAGTACTCACCATCCGTgaatttgtttccttttttaggTGGCGTGATACCTTCTATATTGGTCACAGATGGATGATCTTGTTCTTTGATTTGCTCCAGCGCTTCAACATTTTGTGTGAGGTCTAAATTCAGCCCATTACCATTGGTAACCCCCGCCTGCTCATCAGTAGCTTCTGAAACCATGCCAATATCTTCGATTTCTGCTATCTTATTTTGACTAGCTACAAGATCTGGCGGTGCGGGAGAGTGTTGGAATCCCGTTCGTTTCATATTAGGCTTTGGATGTCGCAGACGTATTGCTGGACTACCACAACGTCCACAGAGAAACTTAATTTTACTCACGAGACACATAACACTTGCCTCAATGTTTAATTGCGTTAAATCGAGTGGCTCGGGCTCTTCTGTGGGTCGATAGTAATTAGCAGATGGCGAAGAACTCATAATTTTTGTATCGAGAAAACTGCCATGTTGCTGTGCGGTAGCATTGTAATCTAAATCTAACTCAGAATCTATGTGCGTTGCGTATTGTGTATCGAAATTTCTTGGCACAGATGTATGCGAAGAGGGAATTTGACTTCCGTTATTCAACTGCCCCATATCAACCTCGTCCAGGTCAATTAATTGAAGCGTTGAAACATCATTGCCGATGTTCGCATTTATACCATCTGCAGTGCTAAAATGGCTTTCAGTAAATGTAATATCGGTTGTGGGGTCATTCAAATGTACTGGTAAAGATTGGAATGTAGCTTCCGCTTCTGCTTCGCTTTCAACACCAGTTGTAATGTTTTTGATTGCCGCCCGATTGCGTAATTGTTCGTTGTAACTTTTTACGGTGCGATGTAGTGCATGTATGGCATTTATGTCCATCGTCGAGGGTGACGGCCGTAGACAAAGGCTATTGGAGCGAACTAATGGGCGACCCGCACAGCCGGCGAAACCTGTGGGGGTCTTAGTGCGAGGCCAGAGGTCTGGTGGAGCGACAATAGGTGTCGCAAAATCTTCCAGTTCAGGAGATTTCAAGTCCAGAGCGCAGAGTTGTTGAGTGATTTTTCGAAATGGTGACATGGGCTAAgtaagaatataattttattattattttgttataaataaaatttcagtgatCAAAGGTTAAAATTTACCATCAATACGTTGTCAGGTTCCTCAATGATGCGGTGCTGTTCAACAAATGCGAAAGCCTCCTCCACCAAGCTTGGTTCCCATATATTCAGTAAGGTTTTGGTTTTCGTAATCATCTCATTGCACAAAGGCATCATTCCTTTTGGGTTTTTACTCTTGGCAAGTGACAGTAGTTGTGACATTATTTCAACGATCTCCTTACGTAGCTGCTTTATAGCCTGTACGGCATCGTTGGCGGCTTGCACTTTGCATGCATTGCCTTGTTCGAATTTCGATGGTGAATCTTTGGTTTCTTGTAATAACCTTggatatgaaatattttaaaagtgaatgagcatactaaaatattaattgcttaaAGTTTTAAAGTTTGTAAACCCGAAAATCAATTTGCTTCTTTtgtttataagaaaaattaaatataacttaCTTTATAAGCCCTCCAGTACGACCTTTGCCAGCATGACGTGTAAATGCACCAACCGTTATAATGTCCAGAATACCAGACCGATTCAAGGTGTCATTCTGTGCCCACATTCGTTGCAAATGCAAATTGACTGGTATAAATTCAAGCGATTCATCAGTCTTTACGGAAGAACGTTTGAAATACGGACCTATGATATGGGAGAATTTTGTGAGATTtacagcattttttttttaacaatttaaaaaccTGTTGTGTATGCTAACGTAAAAActcgtaaaattaaaaaaatagtaacgaaaacatacatatctaatataaacttaaaaaaaattggaacgAATTTTGATATATTggaacaaattttgattttttttaatagaggTAAGAGCTGCCTTTACTTAGGTAGTGTATAAATCAGGTATTAATTACCAACATTTAATAATACCAATGATCAAATTTGTCCCGGactgaccaaaaaaaaataaattttcacgtattttaataaaaatctcgGCCTCAACTGGGATAGCCTTCGGTACCTTCcgcgaattttgttttctttttcgcttTAGGCTCATTTTGTGAAGCACCATTCGCtagatttttggagagtttccatgtcatattcataaacgtTCACCGGTAACTTTGCGTTTGATGAATATAGGGTTCTTCAGCTACGGTgtcaagcatttttttttacgtttttccaaaatattcagATCGCTTGATACGAGTCTAccattgacacgcttcatacccaaaacattaaccaaaatgtgttgagtctgTACATAAGATATATCTTTCGATGGCAACACTACAATTTTCAAACAATGGTAAAATAGACTTCCCAAAGTTATTCTCAAACATGTTCAACGATTGCGTAACCGTGATTCCAAATCACGATCAAATTTCAAACGAACATGAAAAAGTTGTACCAatataagagaaaaaattaaaaccaatccGGCTCAAATTTGATACACAAGTTAAATAACTCCAATTAGTCTAATATTACTTTAAGTACATAGTTAAATAACGAATTAGTTTAAATTACTACCGAATCGTCGGCGTTATTAACTCACCTTCCTCCTTGGTAATCTGCTGTAGATTTTGTTTCGCCTGCGAATAATCTTTCAGTAATTTTAGATGTTTATCAAGTAAATCCATTTGGCGTTGTCGCCATTCGCCACCTAATTCACCCATACCAGAGATTTCTTGTAACAATTCCTTTTCACGCAATATCCATATAGAGCTTCAAATGTGATGAAAACATTAATAACTTTACCAACGTAGTAAATTTATTGTTCTTACAGTAATTGTTGAGGTATTGTAAAGCTGTATTTGCTTTCGAGCAGTGTTTCGTGAACACTGATGTCGCCTCCCATACCTGAGTGTAAACGATATGTGTGAATCTGCAACAGAATATGAATGTAATTACATTATACGTATtcataaaactataataaaacTCACCAAAGGATTTGCGAATACTAATTGCAGAAGGCCTTGAAAAGGTACAAATAGTTTCACACCCAATTTAGGTGGCAGAGATTGCGAACGTCGATGGCCTAAGGAacaaatatttagtaaatatatgaataaaattggaaataagTAAACACCGCTACATACCTTTCGTGTGCTCTTCAAACACCTGCGTAGTGGAACGGGGTGGCGATTGTCGATCTGTCTCCGGAGCCCATGAGGCGATCGTTATAAAGCCACCCTCACCGTCCAACGCACGCAGTGGAATACGGAAGCGAGTAGCATCCTTTTTAGCATGTAAATCAACAgtcattatcaaaaaaaaaggcaattgaaAATGTGCAACTCACTTGTATGACACCTAAAGCCACTTCAGCGTAGGCAAGTGGCACAGCGGTGAGTGACAAGCGTTCGCGTACATCATAGACTGTAAAACGCAACAGTGTGTCTGCTGAGAAGCCATCACTTCGTTTAAATCGCATAGTGCACAAGAATTGCGGATTCGCAGAGCGTTCGACGACTTCGGTACGCGCAAAATCACGCCATGTATTACCAAGCGAAAGTAATGAACAGACGACGCGTGTATTCGGCAGTCGTCCGTGATCGCCACACGGCAGACTATCACAGGATAAGGCAGACTCACAAATTGGTATTTCGCTGAGGTCTAAAGGGGCACAAGCGAAGCGAAAATTGACGATTGGAGAAAGAATGACAGAAAATTAAGGTGTGTTAAAAAGTGTTAGGGTTATATATGATTCAGTTATTTATATTAATGAATGGAGAGAGTAagctatacaaaaaaatatctatgtatcgggtgattttttaagagattgataactttttaaaaaaaaaacgcataatgaaatttaaattatgaattAGGATTTATAAACACGGTATTATTTTAAATAGATAAAGAATATTAATGCATTTTATCTGTGAACGTTTTAACTTTATTTCATTGAGTTCAAATATTATCATACATTTATGtactaataaagaaatattatatttatgtaaatatacaaaaatgcaaACTTTGGTATCACATTAGTTGTTATGTAagctatttacaaaaaaatatctatgtatataaaaatatacaatattaatatttaaaccaTCCATAACCAATataacagaaattttaaaattccaaatGCCTAGAGATTTCACATGCACAAGTTGTCATAAAATTACGTCCCTGCATTCTCAAAAATTTGTCGATTTTTATAGAAGGTAATAGGAAAAACTTGTTTGAATCGACAAATATGTCACATTCGAATCTCAAGAAAAAACTATATTTGCCGAGTTAAGAGGAAAACTTTACAGCTTAAAACTGGGGGTTATAGAGATCATATCAGAGACTAAGtgctaaaaacaatttattttaactacCGGAAAGGATTTACTACATATATGACGTTAAATAGCTcagcaaattaatttaataataatttcaaaagtatTCAGAATTCACTAAAAAATTTGGCTTATGGTTAAATTGgtgaaatttaatacaattcaCAAGAATAAACAATCGAATTGAATtgtcaaaataaattgaatttgctctgtaaaaaaaaaattagcactgcgtgcttttaaacaaaaacccTTATTACAGTGGggttaatattaaaatgttgctaaataactgttaaattaaaattaactctACGTTATTAAtcgttaattaaatttattaaatttttctatgcaatctaagctaaaaaaaaattattaaaaaaaaatatatatacatatgtatatatatgtatatcatatatatacatatgctagttttaaaaaatctatgGCAATTTGAAACTtcttaaaattgtataagaTCACCTTCTTCCACTTTGATCGATGCTGAACTCTTTGTTTTTGGCACTGCAGCACTGCCTCCACCATTGGTTGCTGCATTCAAAAGTAATGCATCGGTGGCTGATGTAAATGTACCCGCCGGTGACACACCACTCTCGATGCGATTGCCCATTTTATTAgtaatttgatcttgtaaatatttaatttgccgATCTAAATAGGCATAGGAGGCTAACTGAATGCACTTCACCCACTCCAAGCGCTCTTTGGCCGTACGTGTTGAGATTCGTTGCGGCTGACTGCCTTCGAATtctaaaacaataaacaaatacaatttcAGCGTATTTTTTTAGTTCTGATAAATGCTTACCTAAAATGAATGCGAAACCGTCAAATTCGCGCTCTTCATTTCGTATCAATGGTCGACAGTTTTCAAGCACGAGTAAACCAGCTGGTGGTGACTGAGCATCGTGATCCTTTAGGTAGAATAACAAATTACCTCGTAACTTACACCAACGCGGGTAATTTACT contains:
- the LOC126759736 gene encoding inositol polyphosphate-4-phosphatase type I A, whose protein sequence is MRFNKHGLATLATNPTVKFEKEGLLIITERQEGFFRRADVNYPRWCKLRGNLLFYLKDHDAQSPPAGLLVLENCRPLIRNEEREFDGFAFILEFEGSQPQRISTRTAKERLEWVKCIQLASYAYLDRQIKYLQDQITNKMGNRIESGVSPAGTFTSATDALLLNAATNGGGSAAVPKTKSSASIKVEEDLSEIPICESALSCDSLPCGDHGRLPNTRVVCSLLSLGNTWRDFARTEVVERSANPQFLCTMRFKRSDGFSADTLLRFTVYDVRERLSLTAVPLAYAEVALGVIQDATRFRIPLRALDGEGGFITIASWAPETDRQSPPRSTTQVFEEHTKGHRRSQSLPPKLGVKLFVPFQGLLQLVFANPLIHTYRLHSGMGGDISVHETLLESKYSFTIPQQLLSIWILREKELLQEISGMGELGGEWRQRQMDLLDKHLKLLKDYSQAKQNLQQITKEEGPYFKRSSVKTDESLEFIPVNLHLQRMWAQNDTLNRSGILDIITVGAFTRHAGKGRTGGLIKLLQETKDSPSKFEQGNACKVQAANDAVQAIKQLRKEIVEIMSQLLSLAKSKNPKGMMPLCNEMITKTKTLLNIWEPSLVEEAFAFVEQHRIIEEPDNVLMPMSPFRKITQQLCALDLKSPELEDFATPIVAPPDLWPRTKTPTGFAGCAGRPLVRSNSLCLRPSPSTMDINAIHALHRTVKSYNEQLRNRAAIKNITTGVESEAEAEATFQSLPVHLNDPTTDITFTESHFSTADGINANIGNDVSTLQLIDLDEVDMGQLNNGSQIPSSHTSVPRNFDTQYATHIDSELDLDYNATAQQHGSFLDTKIMSSSPSANYYRPTEEPEPLDLTQLNIEASVMCLVSKIKFLCGRCGSPAIRLRHPKPNMKRTGFQHSPAPPDLVASQNKIAEIEDIGMVSEATDEQAGVTNGNGLNLDLTQNVEALEQIKEQDHPSVTNIEGITPPKKGNKFTDGLDLSLTTDWASELRPSMRKLRHAMDGLLKTARLMHSVQRLQQDMKRNSINLEIMYRRDVCFSQALTALIAALMAKLWGTEITENFIKILRDLGPLAYFEGLLSLYGNETDMWGDMCIAIEDLSAVNFTLMRSNTQCDVHSPMPMPRVTGSRQSLNVLLPVPEHVYAVMPTQETITFKLTPVFFNIGINEKATLAETLGQTREQHRSNWDNFVRLKQYYSRYRKLQLVTPDTPSKHEPHPPATQALTNILNFMEDQLRSNVSKNVKILHLAEDACRLMSGLRFTSCKSAKDRTGMSVTLEQCRVLVQEFNLPAKSVPYVLSTMRSDGTRMDNVFKNIDKRKYAFNLPQVFSLPAMYRPPAGSYGKAET